The proteins below come from a single Serpentinimonas raichei genomic window:
- a CDS encoding YheT family hydrolase, whose product MAAGWTYRAPVWLPGGHAQTLCTALWGRSHRIPPLSFKRQRWFTPDDDFIDADWLERSPSLGLGAVQERNRAADDFKPPSRADGTTLVLFHGLEGSSRSHYAKTFAAEAQRRGWVFVLPHFRGCSGPINLAPRAYHSGDHEEIAWMLRRVREHVGPDCQLYAVGVSLGGNALLRWAQEADHSVAGVAALATVSAPLDLTAAGNVIDSGFNRWIYAQMFLRTMKRKARSKGQQFPGLFDLQRALAARTLRAFDDAFTAPLHGFAGVDDYWQRASAKPRLAAIELPTLLLNARNDPLVPASSLPQAGEAGPAAGPAVTLWQPESGGHVGFPGGLRWGNGGAQWDLQAMPAAVCAWLAAQSG is encoded by the coding sequence ATGGCTGCGGGCTGGACCTACCGTGCGCCGGTCTGGCTACCCGGCGGCCACGCGCAGACCCTTTGCACCGCCCTGTGGGGCCGCAGCCACCGCATCCCGCCGCTGAGCTTCAAGCGCCAGCGCTGGTTCACGCCCGACGACGATTTCATAGACGCCGACTGGTTGGAGCGATCACCCAGCCTAGGCCTTGGCGCGGTGCAAGAGCGGAATCGCGCAGCAGATGACTTCAAGCCTCCAAGCAGGGCAGACGGCACCACGCTGGTGCTGTTCCATGGCCTTGAGGGCAGTTCGCGCAGCCACTACGCCAAAACCTTTGCTGCCGAGGCGCAGCGCCGTGGTTGGGTCTTTGTGCTGCCGCACTTCCGGGGCTGCTCCGGCCCGATCAACCTGGCCCCGCGCGCCTACCACAGCGGGGACCACGAAGAAATAGCTTGGATGCTGCGGCGCGTACGCGAGCACGTAGGGCCCGATTGCCAGTTGTATGCGGTGGGGGTTTCGCTGGGCGGCAACGCGCTGCTGCGCTGGGCTCAAGAGGCGGACCACTCGGTGGCCGGCGTCGCAGCTCTGGCCACCGTATCGGCTCCGCTCGACTTGACCGCCGCCGGCAATGTGATCGACAGCGGGTTCAACCGCTGGATCTATGCACAGATGTTCCTGCGCACCATGAAACGCAAGGCGCGCAGCAAGGGGCAGCAATTTCCTGGGTTATTCGACTTGCAGCGCGCCTTGGCTGCACGCACTTTGCGTGCGTTTGACGACGCCTTCACCGCGCCATTGCACGGCTTTGCCGGGGTGGACGACTACTGGCAGCGCGCTTCAGCCAAGCCCAGATTGGCTGCCATTGAGTTGCCTACACTGCTGCTCAATGCCCGCAACGACCCCTTGGTGCCAGCAAGCAGCCTGCCCCAAGCGGGCGAGGCGGGCCCTGCCGCGGGCCCTGCCGTAACACTGTGGCAACCCGAATCGGGTGGGCATGTGGGTTTTCCGGGGGGCCTGCGCTGGGGGAACGGCGGTGCCCAATGGGATTTGCAAGCCATGCCTGCGGCCGTGTGCGCGTGGTTGGCGGCGCAGAGTGGCTAA
- a CDS encoding F0F1 ATP synthase subunit epsilon codes for MNTIQVEVVSAEESIFSGPAKFISIPGEMGDMGILPGHAPLITRIKPGAVRIEKADGDEEFVFVAGGILEVQPRLVTVLSDTAIRGHDLDEAKANDARKHAEEALKNAKSGIDLAKATSELAVMAAQIAALRKFRQKR; via the coding sequence ATGAACACGATACAAGTCGAGGTGGTCAGCGCCGAAGAGTCGATTTTCAGTGGGCCGGCCAAATTCATTTCGATACCGGGCGAAATGGGCGATATGGGCATCCTGCCCGGACATGCACCCTTGATCACGCGCATCAAACCCGGCGCGGTGCGGATCGAAAAGGCCGACGGCGATGAGGAATTCGTTTTCGTCGCCGGCGGCATCCTCGAGGTGCAGCCGCGCTTGGTCACGGTGTTGAGCGATACCGCGATCCGCGGCCACGACCTCGACGAAGCCAAGGCCAACGACGCGCGCAAGCACGCCGAAGAGGCGCTCAAAAACGCCAAGAGCGGCATCGATCTGGCCAAGGCCACGTCGGAGCTGGCCGTGATGGCGGCGCAGATCGCTGCGCTGCGCAAGTTCCGGCAAAAACGCTAA
- a CDS encoding c-type cytochrome: MSDAKSSPAGALSAFNLKRWLILLAVVIPLIVTTLLVVLVLQKPFAPPVNVAEQERALAERIQRVGTVALREATRELQTGQQVYMSACMACHAAGVVGAPKFGDTAAWAPRIGAGLERLITSTLQGKGAMGAQGGGAFSDFEIKRAVVYLANASGGNFPEPLAPQAAAQ, encoded by the coding sequence ATGAGTGACGCAAAATCCTCCCCCGCTGGCGCCCTTTCTGCTTTCAACCTCAAGCGCTGGTTGATCCTGCTGGCTGTGGTCATCCCGTTGATCGTGACCACCCTGCTGGTGGTGCTGGTTTTGCAAAAGCCCTTTGCACCACCCGTCAACGTGGCCGAGCAAGAGCGTGCCCTTGCCGAGCGCATTCAGCGCGTAGGCACGGTCGCTCTGCGTGAGGCCACGCGAGAATTGCAAACCGGTCAACAGGTTTATATGTCGGCCTGCATGGCCTGCCATGCAGCGGGTGTGGTGGGCGCACCCAAGTTTGGCGACACTGCCGCTTGGGCACCCCGCATCGGAGCCGGTCTGGAGCGCCTGATCACCTCCACTTTGCAAGGCAAGGGGGCCATGGGCGCCCAAGGCGGTGGCGCATTTAGCGACTTTGAGATCAAGCGCGCCGTGGTCTATCTGGCCAACGCGAGCGGTGGCAATTTCCCCGAGCCGCTGGCTCCGCAAGCCGCAGCACAATAA